Below is a window of Streptomyces sp. NBC_01429 DNA.
CGTCCGGGACAATAAAGCGTGATTTGTGGCGCACACGACCCGCAGGGAAATCACCGGCCCGCACGCGCCGTAAATCATGCCGTCCCGGATGTACCCCCGGAGGGACACCCGGCCACCACCCGCACGCAACCACCGGCCCCCGCCAACACCGCACTGCACCCCGCCGTCACAAGACGGCCCCGCCGTCCCGGATGTACCCCCGGAGGGACACCCGGCCACCACCCGCACGCAACCACCGGCCCCCGCCAACACCGCACCGCACCCCGCCGTCACAAGACGGCCCCGCCGTCCCGGAGGGACACCCGGCCACCACCCGCACACGACCACCGGGCCGAGCCAACAACGCACCCCCCAGCCCGCACCCGCCGCTACGCGGCGGCCCGCACCGCCTCGGCCACCGTCGGGAACGCGAACGTGAAGCCCGATTCCAGCAGCCGCGTCGGCAGGACGCGCTGGCTGCCGAGGACGTCCTCCGCGAGGTCGCCCAGGACCAGGCGCAGCGCGGCCGCCGGGACCGGGAAGAGGGCCGGGCGGTGGAGGACCTGGCTCATGGCGGCGGTGACCTCGCGGTTGGTGACCGGGTGCGGGGCCGTGAGGTTGACCGGGCCCTCCAGCGCGTCCGTGTCGATGAGGTGGCGCAGCGCGGCGACCTCGTCGTGGAGGGCGATGAAGCTCCAGTACTGGTGGCCGTCGCCGAGCCGGCCGCCGAGGCCCGCGCGGAACAGCGGGAAGAGGCGGCCCCAGGCGCCGCCCTTGGCCGCGACGACCAGGCCGGTGCGGGCGAAGACCGTGCGGACGCCCGCCTCCTCGGCCGCCAGCGCGGCTTCCTCCCACTCGACGCACAGGGCGGGCAGGAACCCGTCGCCGGGGGGCGCGCTCTCGTCGACCTTCCGGTCTCCGGTGTAGCCGTAGAAGCCGATCGCGGAGCCGGAGACCAGCACCCGGGGCGGGGCGTCCAGTGAGGCGATGGCCTCGGCGAGGGTGGCGGTGCCGAGGACCCGGCTGTCGCGGATCTCCTTCTTGTACGCCTCGCTCCAGCGCCGGCCGGCGATGCCCGCGCCGGCGAGGTGGACGACGGCGTCGGTGCCGTTGAGGGCGCGTGCGTCGATGTGCTGCCGTTCGGGGTCCCAGGTGACCTCGTCGGCCGCTCGGGCGGGGCGGCGCACCAGGCGGATCACCTCGTGGCCGTCCGTGCGCAGGGAGCGTACAAGTGCCGTACCGATGAGCCCGGTGGAACCGGTGACCGCGATCCTCATGGGTTCCATCCTGCCTCTCCGGAGCCACATGGCACAGTTGCGCCATGGCTGTCCCGCAGATTCGCCCCGCGACCCACGCCGACGACGACGCGCTGAACCTGCTCGACCGGGCCTCCTGGTCGCCGCTGCACGCGGTGACCCCCAGGCCGGCCCCGCCGTTCGGGCCCTTCTTCGACGCGCTGCATCCGGTGGAGGAGTTCCTGGTGGCGGAGGCGGGGACGGGCGGGCAGGAGGACGTCATCGCCGGGTACATCCGGATCACCCGGCCCACGCCGCTCGCCAGCAACGCGCACGTACGGCAGATACAGGGCCTGGTCGTCCACGACCGGGCGCGCGGCCGGGGCGTGGGGCGTGCCCTGCTGCGTGCCGCGGCGCTGCACGCGCGCAACCAGGGCGCGCGGCGGCTGACGCTGCGGGTGCTGGGGCACAACGCCGCCGCGCGCGGCCTGTACGCGTCGGAGGGCTTCGTCGTCGAGGGGGTCCTGCCCGGCGAGTTCCTGCTGGAGGGCGTCTATGTGGACGATGTGCTCATGGCCCTGCCGCTGACCTCCTGACCGGGGGCCGGGACGGGGCCTCGGTACCTCACTGCGGGCCGAAGCGCTCCGACAGCCGGGGGAACCGCTCCGCCAGCGCCGCCTCGTTCTCGAAGTCCAGCGGCGTGCCCGTCGGCTCGGCGGGCTGCGCCGCGATGCCCAGGGCGGGGGCCACCACGCCCGTCAGCTGCTCGTACGCCTCGTCCGCCGCGTAGCCCAGCTCCTCGCCGTCCCCGTCGACGCGTTCGTCGAAGTCGTCCAGCAGCTCCGCGAGGCTGTCCGGGTCGTGCACCGCGCCCTCGAAGATCTCGCGGCCCTGCCCGATGAGCCAGCAGCGGAAGTAGTCGAAGGCGTCGTCGCTCGCGCCGTCGAGCAGGACGGCCGCAGCGCCCCACAGGTCCCAGTGGTACGCGCGGTTGTAGCGGGACTCGAAGTGGCGCGCGAAGTCCAGTACGGAGTCGGGGTCGAGCTGGAGCAGCCGCTCGACCAGTAGATCGGCATGGTCCTCGGGGTCGCCGTCGGCGGCCTCGCGGGTCGTGTCGATGATCTCCCAGAACTCCGTCTCGTCCATCACGGGTCAAGCATCCTGCTTGCGGGAGGGCCGCGCACGCGGAGCCGCCGTTTCGTAGCGTTATGTTCGGCTCCGGTGCCACCCGTTCAGCCGTACAGCGTCCGCATCCGGTCGGCCGTCGCCGCGAAACGGGCGCGCAGCGAGGCCGGTTCCAGGACCTCGGCCTCCGGGCCCAGCGCGAGCAGCTGCTCGTATGCGACGTCCAGCGACTCCACCGGCAGGACCACCGTGAGCATCTCCGTCCCGTCCGTTCCGGCCGCCGCCTCGATCGCCTCCCGCGCCGCCGCCCGGTCCGTGACGTGCGGCAGCCTGCGGACGCCCTCGGGGGAGAGCCGTACGAGGACCTGGGTGCGCAGCAGCGAGCGGGCGAACTCGGTGGCCCGTTCCTCCCAGAACGCGGGGAGGTCGAAGGACTCATCTCTGGCAAAACGTTCCTGCAAGATCTCCGCGCCCGTGAACCGGTCGATCCGGTAGACCCGGAAGGTCTCCTCGACACCGGCGCACAGGTACCAGACGCCCGCCTTGAGGACCAGACCGTACGGGGCCAGCTCCCGCTCCACCTCGGCGCCCCGGCGCGGATAGCGCGCGTGGAGCAGCCGGTCGGCCCAGACGGCCTCGGCGACCAGCGGCAGCAGCTCCGGGGTCCTGGGCTCGTGGTACCAGCCGGGCGCGTCCAGATGGAAGCGCTGCGCCGCCGAGTCCGGCGCGTCGCGCAGCGACGGCAGCAGCGCAGCCGACACCTTCAGCCGGGCCGCCGACGACACGTCGTCGAGCCCCATCTCGCGCAGCGCGCCCGGCACCCCGGACAGGAACAGCGCCTCGGCCTCGCCGCGCGCGAGCCCCGTCAGCCGGGTGCGGTAGCCGCCCACGAGCCGGTAGCCGCCGGTCCTGCCCCGGTCGGCGTAGACCGGTACCCCGGCCTCGGAGAGAGCTTGGGCGTCCCGGGTGATGGTCCGCTCGGAGACGTCGAGTTCACGGGCCAGTTGGCCCGCGGTCATGGAGGGTCTGGACTGGAGCAGAAGCACCATTTTGATCAGCCGGGCAGCACGCATGACTCCATGATGCAGGGAGCCCCTGTCACTGGGTGACAGGGGCTCCCTGAGCTGGTATAGGGGCCGCGGTGGGGTCCGAAGGTCAGGAGGGACCCGTGGGACGGCCCCCGCGGGGCCCCGGCACGGTCAGAGACCGTAGCGCTCGCGTGCCTCCGCGACCCGCTCCGGCTTGACCTCGCCCCGGCGGGCCAGCTGCGCCAGCGCCGCGAGGACGATCGACTGGGCGTCGACACCGAAGTGACGGCGCGCCGCGTCGCGGGTGTCGGAGAGGCCGAAGCCGTCCGTACCGAGCGAGGAGTAGTCCTGCTCGACCCACTGGCTGATCTGGTCCGGGACCTGGCGCATCCAGTCGCTGACCGCGAGCACCGGGCCCGGCGCGCCGGACAGCGCGCGCGTCACGTACGGCACCCGCTCCTCGCCGCGCAGCAGCGCCGCGTCGGCCTCCAGCGCGTCCCGGCGCAGCTCCGTCCAGGAGGTGGCGGACCAGACGTCGGCGCTCACGCCCCAGTCGGCGGCCAGCAGCTCCTGGGCCGCCAGGGCCCAGTGGATCGCCGTACCGGACGCCAGCAGCTGGGTGCGGGGGGCGTCGGCGGCGGCCGGGGTGCCCTCCTTGAAGCGGTACAGGCCCTTGATGATGCCTTCCTCGACGCCCTCGGGCATCGCGGGCTGCGGCATCGGCTCGTTGTAGACCGTCAGGTAGTAGAAGACGTTCTCGGCCTCGGGGCCGTACATCCGGCGCAGACCGTCCTTGACGATCACCGCGACCTCGTACGCGAACGCCGGGTCGTAGTTGAGCGACGCCGGGTTGGTGGACGCGATCAGGTGCGAATGGCCGTCCGCGTGCTGGAGGCCCTCACCCGTGAGGGTCGTACGGCCCGCCGTGGCGCCGACGATGAAGCCCTTGCCGAGCTGGTCGGCGAGCTGCCACATCTGGTCGCCCGTGCGCTGCCAGCCGAACATCGAGTAGAAGATGTAGAACGGGATCATCGTCTCGCCGTGCGTCGCGTACGACGTGGCGGCGGCGATGAAGTCCGCCATGGAACCGGCCTCGGTGATCCCCTCGTTGAGGATCTGGCCGTCCTTGGCCTCCTTGTAGTACATGATCTGGTCGCGGTCGACCGGGTCGTACGTCTGGCCCAGCGGCGAGTAGATGCCGGCCGAAGGGAACAGCGCCTCCATGCCGAAGGTGCGCGCCTCGTCGGGGACGATGGGGACCCAGCGCTTGCCGGTCTCCTTGTCCCGCATCAGGTCCTTCATCAGGCGCACGAAGGCCATGGTCGTCGCCACGGACTGCTTGCCGGAGCCCTTGTAGACCGCCTGGAACGGCTTCTCGGACGGTTCGGGCAGCGCCACCGCGTGCACCCGGCGGGCCGGAGCGGGACCGCCCAGCTCCGCGCGGCGCTCCTGGAGGTAGCGCACCTCGGGGGAGTCGGCGCCCGGGTGGCCGTACGGCACCAGGCTCTCGTCCAGCTTCGCGTCCGGGATCGGCAGGTCGAGCAGGTCGCGCATGGTGCGGAACTGCTCGCCGGAGAGCTTCTTCATCTGGTGGTTGGCGTTGCGCGACTCGAAGCCGGCGCCGAGCGTGTAGCCCTTCACCGTCTGCGCGAGGATCACGGTCGGCGCGCCCTTGTGGGCGAGCGCCGCGCGGTACGCCGCGTACACCTTGCGGGCCTCGTGGCCACCGCGCGAGGTGAAGAAACACTCGGCGATCTTGGCGTCGGGCAGCAGCTTCGCGAGCTCGATCAGCGCCGGGTCGACGCCGAAGAAGTGCTCACGGATGTAGGCGACGTCGCGGGTCGCGTACGTCTGGAACTGGGCGTCCGGCACCTGGCGCAGCCGGCGTACCAGCGCGCCCGTGGTGTCCAGCGCGAACAGCTCGTCCCAGGCGGAGCCCCACAGCGACTTGACGACATTCCAGCCCGCGCCGCGGAACTGGGCCTCCAGCTCCTGCACGATCTTGAAGTTGGCGCGGACGGGACCGTCGAGCCGCTG
It encodes the following:
- a CDS encoding DUF4240 domain-containing protein yields the protein MDETEFWEIIDTTREAADGDPEDHADLLVERLLQLDPDSVLDFARHFESRYNRAYHWDLWGAAAVLLDGASDDAFDYFRCWLIGQGREIFEGAVHDPDSLAELLDDFDERVDGDGEELGYAADEAYEQLTGVVAPALGIAAQPAEPTGTPLDFENEAALAERFPRLSERFGPQ
- a CDS encoding GNAT family N-acetyltransferase, which translates into the protein MAVPQIRPATHADDDALNLLDRASWSPLHAVTPRPAPPFGPFFDALHPVEEFLVAEAGTGGQEDVIAGYIRITRPTPLASNAHVRQIQGLVVHDRARGRGVGRALLRAAALHARNQGARRLTLRVLGHNAAARGLYASEGFVVEGVLPGEFLLEGVYVDDVLMALPLTS
- a CDS encoding helix-turn-helix transcriptional regulator; its protein translation is MRAARLIKMVLLLQSRPSMTAGQLARELDVSERTITRDAQALSEAGVPVYADRGRTGGYRLVGGYRTRLTGLARGEAEALFLSGVPGALREMGLDDVSSAARLKVSAALLPSLRDAPDSAAQRFHLDAPGWYHEPRTPELLPLVAEAVWADRLLHARYPRRGAEVERELAPYGLVLKAGVWYLCAGVEETFRVYRIDRFTGAEILQERFARDESFDLPAFWEERATEFARSLLRTQVLVRLSPEGVRRLPHVTDRAAAREAIEAAAGTDGTEMLTVVLPVESLDVAYEQLLALGPEAEVLEPASLRARFAATADRMRTLYG
- the aceE gene encoding pyruvate dehydrogenase (acetyl-transferring), homodimeric type, which translates into the protein MPDPVGKLPSELDQLPDRDAEETAEWAASLDAVTEHAGPHRAAYLMRRTLQHAGTAGVPVPALLETDYVNTIPTSAEPAFDGDLEMESRITAWNRWNAAAMVTRGARYGVGGHIATFASAAWLYETGFNHFFRGKEGDGSGDQLYIQGHASPGIYARAFLDGRLTETDLDHFRQESGGKGLPSYPHPRRLPWLWEFPTVSMGLGPLSAIYQARFNRYLTNRSIKDTSNSHVWAFLGDGEMDEPESTAALALASREQLDNLTFVINCNLQRLDGPVRANFKIVQELEAQFRGAGWNVVKSLWGSAWDELFALDTTGALVRRLRQVPDAQFQTYATRDVAYIREHFFGVDPALIELAKLLPDAKIAECFFTSRGGHEARKVYAAYRAALAHKGAPTVILAQTVKGYTLGAGFESRNANHQMKKLSGEQFRTMRDLLDLPIPDAKLDESLVPYGHPGADSPEVRYLQERRAELGGPAPARRVHAVALPEPSEKPFQAVYKGSGKQSVATTMAFVRLMKDLMRDKETGKRWVPIVPDEARTFGMEALFPSAGIYSPLGQTYDPVDRDQIMYYKEAKDGQILNEGITEAGSMADFIAAATSYATHGETMIPFYIFYSMFGWQRTGDQMWQLADQLGKGFIVGATAGRTTLTGEGLQHADGHSHLIASTNPASLNYDPAFAYEVAVIVKDGLRRMYGPEAENVFYYLTVYNEPMPQPAMPEGVEEGIIKGLYRFKEGTPAAADAPRTQLLASGTAIHWALAAQELLAADWGVSADVWSATSWTELRRDALEADAALLRGEERVPYVTRALSGAPGPVLAVSDWMRQVPDQISQWVEQDYSSLGTDGFGLSDTRDAARRHFGVDAQSIVLAALAQLARRGEVKPERVAEARERYGL
- a CDS encoding TIGR01777 family oxidoreductase, with amino-acid sequence MEPMRIAVTGSTGLIGTALVRSLRTDGHEVIRLVRRPARAADEVTWDPERQHIDARALNGTDAVVHLAGAGIAGRRWSEAYKKEIRDSRVLGTATLAEAIASLDAPPRVLVSGSAIGFYGYTGDRKVDESAPPGDGFLPALCVEWEEAALAAEEAGVRTVFARTGLVVAAKGGAWGRLFPLFRAGLGGRLGDGHQYWSFIALHDEVAALRHLIDTDALEGPVNLTAPHPVTNREVTAAMSQVLHRPALFPVPAAALRLVLGDLAEDVLGSQRVLPTRLLESGFTFAFPTVAEAVRAAA